Proteins encoded in a region of the Raphanus sativus cultivar WK10039 chromosome 8, ASM80110v3, whole genome shotgun sequence genome:
- the LOC108821433 gene encoding uncharacterized protein LOC108821433, which produces MVNLAVALRSSMCIIVKSAGLVQHTVETEPGTKISFWLPKNSSGIRKPAKPAVLLIHGFAGDGVMTWAFQARSLSKRYSVYIPDLLFFGGSYTNKPDRSPEFQAECLVKAMCILGVDKFVPVGFSYGGVVAFKIAELYGNMVKALVVTGAPPIMTDSNVNRFGFSAMSDVLLPKTVRGLEFLLSVSLHKRIWLPSCPFKDYLKTMFTNRKEMAELLEALIINNDTTTIPSFPRRIHLLWGENDLFFSVEFAKDLQTKLGEMTSMESIKNGGHLVQLDRPFVYNKLLNKFLASVH; this is translated from the exons ATGGTGAACTTGGCGGTTGCTCTAAGATCGTCGATGTGCATTATCGTGAAATCAGCTGGACTTGTTCAACATACCGTAGAAACCGAACCAGGAACAAAGATTAGCTTCTGGTTACCGAAGAACTCAAGCGGGATTAGGAAGCCAGCAAAACCTGCAGTATTACTCATTCACGGTTTCGCCGGCGACGGAGTGATGACGTGGGCGTTTCAAGCTCGTTCGTTATCAAAGCGATACTCTGTTTACATACCTGACTTGCTCTTTTTCGGTGGGTCTTACACAAATAAACCGGACCGGTCACCAGAGTTTCAAGCCGAGTGTTTGGTTAAGGCTATGTGTATCCTTGGCGTGGATAAGTTTGTCCCAGTGGGGTTTAGCTACGGTGGCGTTGTGGCATTCAAGATTGCGGAGTTGTACGGGAACATGGTTAAGGCTTTGGTGGTGACCGGTGCACCTCCGATTATGACCGATTCGAATGTGAaccggtttgggtttagtgcaATGTCGGATGTCTTGTTACCCAAAACGGTTAGAGGACTTGAGTTTCTTCTCTCTGTGTCTTTGCATAAACGTATTTGGCTCCCAAGTTGTCCTTTCAAAGATTACCTTAAG ACAATGTTCACAAATAGGAAAGAAATGGCTGAACTTTTGGAAGCTCTAATCATCAACAATGACACTACTACAATCCCCAGTTTCCCTCgg AGAATACATCTTTTGTGGGGTGAAAATGATCTATTCTTCAGTGTTGAATTTGCAAAAGATCTGCAAAC GAAATTGGGTGAAATGACAAGCATGGAGAGTATAAAGAATGGAGGTCATTTGGTGCAACTGGACAGACCATTTGTCTACAACAAACTACTCAACAAATTTCTTGCTTCTGTTCATTAA
- the LOC108818762 gene encoding uncharacterized protein LOC108818762 isoform X1, which translates to MEADAVTDSRIQKVNSLLKDIRIDYDSLSKPVDSFVSSIREATDAIPQGFKVTSELAPSFVRDIGADKVEFTFKKPNGFSLCGSYSVRCMAKPDASVDLLLHLPKECFYEKDYMNHRYHAKRCLYLCVLKKHLLASSSVEKVEWSSLQNEARKPVLVVFPAKKVDNVPGFCIRIIPSATSLFDVAKLSMSRNNVRSVTTDGVAQPTPSYNSSILEDMFLEENSELLKKTFSVWKELGDALILLKIWARQRSSIYVHDCLNGFLISVILSYLATHGKINQSLNALDIFRVTLDFIATSKLWERGLFFPPKSESPVSKEEKMQFKELFPVVICDSSTLVNLAFRMTSIGFHELRDEASSTLKCMKLRDGGFEEAFMTKIDYPVKYDHCIRLHLKGKTAVSTSGFCLDKEYWRTYEQKVHSLLEQGLGDRAKSIRVVWRNTNQDSYVESGLSVLDREPLCIGISISSIENAFRTVDIGPDAENKTEALKFRKFWGNKSELRRFKDGRIAESTVWGTQQWTRHLIMKQMTEYILKRHLSLSSDDIVQLVDQLDFSLIYGDKDPISTSGNLLQAFEVFSKCLREIKGIPLKVSSVQPLDSALRLTSVFPPEPHPLAYGKVDAQRLHKFIPSCIPTMEVMIQLEGSGNWPMDDLAIEKTKTAFLIQIAENLQTFKGITCTATEDNVDVFMGGYAFRMRILHERGLSLVKREIGADPVKHVSSADKMLFIRSQHASMINGLHGRFPIYAPVARLAKRWVSAHLFSGCLAEEAIELLVAHVFLTPLPLGVPCSRINGFLRFLRLLADYDWMFYPLIVDINNDFGRNDEKEINDNFMSSRKGYEEDKQNISSAMFLAAPYDKASEAWTSLSPNLSELKRLVAYARSSANVLSKLVLQEHNDSVQWECLFRTPLNNYDAVVLLHREKLPYPHHLLFPSELNQGKHVARGKASKAFNPFLLPGDLKRSPEELKKKLMVDFEPTKCFMSGLQEEFGTLKTWYDHIGGDAIGLTWTQPNSKKRERDEEEEETNPVEMLKAVGEMGKGLVRDIYLLKTPRFV; encoded by the exons ATGGAGGCAGATGCAGTGACAGACTCTCGTATCCAGAAAGTCAACAGCTTGCTAAAAGACATTCGTATAGACTACGATTCTCTCAGCAAGCCCGTTGACAGTTTCGTTTCTTCGATTAGAGAAGCTACTGATGCAATCCCCCAAGGCTTTAAG GTTACTTCAGAGCTAGCTCCTAGCTTCGTTAGAGACATTGGAGCTGATAAAGTGGAGTTCACTTTCAAGAAGCCAAATGGTTTTAGTCTATGCGGAAGCTACTCTGTTCGTTGTATGGCGAAGCCTGATGCTTCTGTTGATCTTCTCCTCCACTTGCCTAAG GAATGTTTCTATGAGAAAGATTACATGAATCATCGGTACCATGCCAAGAGATGTCTTTATCTTTGTGTGCTTAAGAAGCATCTGTTGGCTTCGTCGTCCGTTGAGAAGGTTGAGTGGTCAAGTTTACAGAACGAGGCGAGGAAGCCAGTTTTAGTTGTTTTCCCAG CTAAGAAAGTTGATAACGTTCCTGGATTTTGCATTAGAATAATCCCTTCAGCGACATCGCTGTTTGATGTTGCAAAGCTGAGTATGAGCAGAAACAACGTCCGTTCTGTAACTACAG ATGGTGTCGCTCAGCCCACGCCGAGTTACAACTCAAGCATATTGGAGGATATGTTTCTGGAGGAAAACTCTGAGCTTCTCAAGAAAACTTTCTCTGTGTGGAAGGAGTTGGGAGATGCTTTGATATTGCTGAAG ATATGGGCTAGACAAAGGAGCTCGATATACGTCCATGATTGCTTGAATGGATTTTTAATCTCTGTGATACTGTCATACCTTGCAACACATGGCAAAATTAACCAGTCACTAAACGCACTGGACATATTCAGGGTGACACTGGACTTCATAG CCACTTCTAAATTATGGGAAAGGGGTCTATTTTTTCCACCAAAGAGTGAAAGCCCTGTCTCGAAGGAG GAGAAAATGCAATTCAAAGAGTTGTTTCCTGTTGTTATATGTGATTCATCTACACTTGTGAATTTGGCTTTCCGGATGACCAGTATTGGATTCCACGAG CTCCGAGATGAGGCTTCTTCGACGCTTAAATGTATGAAACTCAGAGATGGAGGATTCGAAGAGGCCTTTATGACTAAGATCGACTATCCTGTTAAGTATGATCATTGCATAAG gTTACACCTAAAAGGGAAAACAGCAGTGTCTACATCAGGGTTTTGTTTGGACAAGGAGTATTGGAGAACATATGAGCAGAAAGTGCATAGCCTTCTGGAACAAGGACTGGGTGACAGAGCTAAATCAATACGCGTTGTTTGGAGAAATACCAATCAAGATTCGTATGTGGAGAGT GGCTTGTCAGTTCTTGACAGGGAACCACTTTGTATTGGAATATCTATCAGCTCTATCGAAAATGCTTTTAGAACGGTTGATATCGGGCCTGATGCGGAAAACAAGACAGAG GCACTCAAGTTCAGAAAATTTTGGGGGAATAAGTCTGAGCTAAGGAGGTTTAAGGATGGAAGAATAGCGGAAAGCACAG TCTGGGGGACTCAGCAGTGGACAAGGCATCTTATCATGAAACAAATGACTGAATATATCTTAAAGCGGCATCTTTCACTCTCGTCCGATGACATTGTACAATTAGTTGATCAACTTGACTTCTCTCTGATCTACGGCGATAAAG ACCCAATATCTACATCTGGAAATTTACTTCAAGCCTTCGAAGTTTTCTCGAAGTGCTTGCGTGAGATCAAAGGCATACCTCTAAAAGTTTCTAGCGTTCAGCCTTTAGATTCAG CTCTCAGGCTCACATCTGTGTTCCCTCCTGAACCTCACCCACTGGCTTATGGAAAGGTTGATGCGCAAAGACTACATAAATTTATCCCATCTTGCATACCAACAATGGAGGTCATGATTCAG CTAGAAGGTTCTGGTAACTGGCCCATGGATGATCTGGCAATTGAGAAAACGAAAACTGCATTCCTAATTCAAATTGCAGAGAA CCTTCAGACCTTTAAGGGAATAACGTGCACAGCTACTGAGGATAACGTCGATGTGTTCATGGGTGGTTACGCATTTCGCATGAGAATCTTGCATGAAAGAGGCCTGAGTTTGGTGAAGAGAGAaa TTGGAGCTGACCCGGTGAAGCATGTTTCCTCTGCCGATAAAATGCTTTTCATTCGTAGTCAACATGCAAGCATGATCAATGGTTTGCATGGACGGTTTCCTATATATGCACCAGTCGCAAG GCTTGCGAAAAGATGGGTTTCTGCGCATCTCTTTTCTGGTTGCTTGGCAGAAGAGGCCATTGAACTTTTGGTTGCACATGTCTTCCTCACACCTCTTCCACTTGGTGTTCCTTGCTCTCGCATCAACGGATTCTTAAG GTTCTTGCGATTACTAGCAGACTATGACTGGATGTTCTATCCGTTGATTGTTGACATAAACAATGACTTCGGCAGAAATGACGAGAAAGAGATCAAT GATAACTTCATGTCAAGTAGAAAGGGCTACGAAGAggacaaacaaaacataagttcAGCCATGTTCTTGGCAGCTCCTTACGACAAGGCATCAGAGGCATGGACATCACTTTCACCAAACTTATCG GAACTAAAAAGGTTGGTGGCTTATGCTCGAAGCAGTGCAAACGTATTAAGTAAGCTTGTACTGCAAGAACACAATGATTCTGTTCAATGGGAG TGTCTTTTCAGAACACCTTTGAACAACTACGACGCAGTTGTTCTTCTCCATAGAGAAAAATTACCTTACCCACATCATCTTTTGTTTCCGTCGGAACTTAACCAAG GGAAACATGTAGCACGTGGAAAGGCAAGTAAGGCGTTTAACCCGTTTCTATTACCTGGAGATTTGAAGAGAAGCCCTGAGGAGCTTAAGAAGAAGTTAATGGTGGACTTCGAGCCGACCAAGTGCTTCATGAGTGGGTTGCAG GAAGAGTTTGGAACCTTGAAGACGTGGTATGATCATATAGGAGGCGACGCGATTGGTTTGACTTGGACTCAACCCAATTCAAAG AAACGAGAacgagatgaagaagaagaggaaactaATCCAGTAGAGATGTTGAAGGCGGTAGGTGAAATGGGTAAAGGATTGGTGAGAGATATCTACTTGCTCAAGACTCCACGTTTTGTCTAA
- the LOC108822821 gene encoding uncharacterized protein LOC108822821 translates to MFKRRNAHQLDDGSQHDNKVRELRSGIGPLSGHSSVFCSDASLRRYLAARNWNVEKAKKMLEETLKWRSTYKPQEIRWNQVAHEGETGKVSRAGFHDRQGRVVLIMRPALQNSTSAEGNIKHLVYLLENAILNLPKGQEQMSWLIDFTGWSMAANVPMKTTREIVYILQNHYPERLGMAFLYNPPRLFQAVYKAVKYFLDPCTAQKVKFVYPKDKTSDELMTSHFDIENLPKEFGGEATLEYDHEEFSKQMCEDDVKTAKFWGFEEKQYPKPNGFSPADVVPEPATSIASAAS, encoded by the exons ATGTTTAAGAGAAGGAATGCTCACCAGCTTGATGATGGTTCTCAGCATGATAACAAG GTTAGAGAACTGAGATCTGGGATAGGACCGCTCTCTGGACATAGTTCAGTGTTCTGCTCTGATGCTTCTTTGAGGAGGTATTTGGCTGCTCGTAACTGGAACGTGGAGAAAGCTAAGAAAATGCTCGAGGAGACTCTTAAGTGGAGATCAACGTACAAACCTCAAGAGATCCGATGG AATCAAGTAGCACATGAAGGTGAGACCGGTAAAGTTTCAAGAGCTGGTTTTCATGATAGACAAGGTAGAGTAGTGCTTATAATGAGACCAGCATTACAG AATTCAACATCAGCAGAAGGTAATATCAAGCATTTGGTCTATCTTCTTGAAAATGCAATCCTCAATCTTCCCAAGGGACAAGAACAAATGTCTTGGCTCATCGATTTCACTGGTTGGTCTATGGCTGCTAATGTCCCTATGAAAACAACACGAGAGATTGTCTACATTCTACAGAACCATTACCCTGAGAGACTCGGTATGGCCTTTCTCTACAATCCACCAAGACTCTTCCAAGCAGTCTATAAG GCTGTTAAATACTTCTTGGACCCATGTACAGCTCAAAAGGTCAAATTTGTGTACCCTAAAGACAAAACAAGTGATGAACTGATGACATCACATTTTGATATTGAGAATCTTCCCAAGGAGTTTGGAGGAGAAGCAACACTAGAGTATGATCATGAGGAGTTCTCAAAACAAATGTGTGAAGATGATGTCAAAACAGCAAAGTTCTGGGGATTTGAGGAGAAACAGTATCCGAAACCAAACGGTTTCTCTCCAGCCGATGTTGTTCCTGAGCCAGCCACTTCTATTGCATCAGCAGCTAgctga
- the LOC108819873 gene encoding peroxidase 49-like produces the protein MEPSYLLVFTPPHARKLKRLWANDKIMAKDRIGMWHSSLRPISEVLATTIATEARMAASLMRLHYHDCFVQGCDGSLLLDSIGGIVSEKDSIFNGQSVRGFEVIDQIKAHLEKECPGTVSCADILTLAARDSSVLVRRKDSLNASLSGSNSNIPASNDSFEAVLTKFNRHGLDITDLVALSGSHTIGFARCTSFRQRLYNQSGNGRPDMSLEESLAANLRQICPIAGGDENLSALDMITVAKFDNNYFMNLIKNMGLLYSDQVLFSGNDISRELVITYAEDQEAFFQQFAESMIKMGKISPLMGSHGEIRKNCRKTNNP, from the exons ATGGAACCAAGTTATCTCCTGGTTTTTACGCCTCCACATGCCCGAAAGTTGAAGAGATTGTGGGCGAATGATAAGATCATGGCAAAGGATAGGATAGGGATGTGGCATAGT TCTTTGAGACCTATCAGCGAAGTTCTCGCAACAACAATTGCTACTGAGGCGCGTATGGCTGCGTCCCTGATGAGACTTCATTATCATGACTGTTTTGTTCAG GGTTGTGATGGATCGTTGCTTCTAGATAGCATTGGCGGGATAGTGAGTGAGAAAGATTCGATTTTCAATGGCCAATCGGTTCGTGGCTTCGAGGTTATTGACCAGATCAAAGCTCACCTTGAGAAAGAATGCCCTGGAACGGTCTCTTGCGCTGATATTCTCACCCTAGCCGCTAGAGACTCCTCTGTTCTTGTAa GAAGGAAAGATTCGCTCAATGCAAGCTTGAGTGGTTCGAACAGCAACATCCCTGCGTCAAACGACAGTTTCGAGGCAGTTCTGACTAAGTTCAACCGTCACGGACTAGATATCACGGATCTTGTTGCTCTTTCGG GGAGTCACACAATTGGTTTCGCGAGATGCACAAGTTTCAGACAGAGGCTATACAATCAATCCGGAAACGGTCGTCCAGACATGAGCTTGGAAGAATCCTTGGCAGCTAACCTGCGGCAAATCTGTCCAATTGCTGGAGGAGACGAGAATCTCTCGGCGCTGGACATGATTACTGTGGCAAAGTTCGATAACAACTACTTCATGAACTTGATAAAGAATATGGGCTTGCTGTACTCGGACCAGGTTTTATTTAGCGGAAATGATATATCGCGAGAGCTTGTAATAACGTATGCAGAGGATCAAGAAGCTTTTTTCCAGCAGTTTGCAGAGTCTATGATCAAGATGGGAAAGATCTCTCCGTTGATGGGTTCTCACGGCGAGATCAGAAAGAACTGCAGGAAGACCAACAACCCTTAA
- the LOC130498387 gene encoding GATA transcription factor 19, with translation MGFSMFFSSENEVVHHSSPYASVDCTLSLGTPATRLCNDDDDRRFSSHTSNRLGWDFLQGSKKGSGGGGGGNNLLPRRCANCDTTSTPLWRNGPRGPKSLCNACGIRFKKEERRASTTRISTSGGGSTAAGVPTSDQHGGANYYYNNNNHYASPSPWIHHQHHNTQRVPYYTSANNEYYSFVDDVRAENHDVTADPFLSWRLNVADQTGLMHDFMM, from the exons ATGGGTTTCTCAATGTTCTTCTCATCTGAAAACGAGGTCGTCCATCATTCCTCTCCTTATGCTTCTGTTGACTGTACACTCTCACTTGGAACTCCAGCTACTCGTCTCTGCAATGACGACGACGATCGTAGATTCTCTTCTCATACCTCAAACAGATTAGGCTGGGACTTCTTGCAAGGTTCCAAGAAAGGCAgtggcggcggcggcggcggaaaTAACCTCCTCCCTCGGCGTTGCGCTAACTGCGATACCACTTCTACTCCTCTTTGGAGAAACGGTCCAAGAGGTCCCAAG TCATTATGTAATGCGTGTGGGATCCGAttcaagaaagaagagagacGTGCGTCCACCACCAGAATCTCGACTTCCGGTGGAGGATCAACGGCGGCTGGAGTTCCGACTTCTGATCAACATGGAGGTGCAAATTATtattacaacaacaacaatcattATGCTTCACCGTCACCTTGGATTCACCACCAACATCATAATACGCAGCGAGTCCCTTATTACACCTCGGCAAATAACGAATATTATTCTTTCGTTGACGACGTCAGAGCGGAAAATCATGACGTCACAGCGGACCCGTTCTTGTCTTGGAGGCTTAACGTCGCCGACCAGACCGGCCTTATGCACGATTTTATGATGTAA
- the LOC108818762 gene encoding uncharacterized protein LOC108818762 isoform X2: MEADAVTDSRIQKVNSLLKDIRIDYDSLSKPVDSFVSSIREATDAIPQGFKVTSELAPSFVRDIGADKVEFTFKKPNGFSLCGSYSVRCMAKPDASVDLLLHLPKECFYEKDYMNHRYHAKRCLYLCVLKKHLLASSSVEKVEWSSLQNEARKPVLVVFPAKKVDNVPGFCIRIIPSATSLFDVAKLSMSRNNVRSVTTDGVAQPTPSYNSSILEDMFLEENSELLKKTFSVWKELGDALILLKIWARQRSSIYVHDCLNGFLISVILSYLATHGKINQSLNALDIFRVTLDFIATSKLWERGLFFPPKSESPVSKEEKMQFKELFPVVICDSSTLVNLAFRMTSIGFHELRDEASSTLKCMKLRDGGFEEAFMTKIDYPVKYDHCIRLHLKGKTAVSTSGFCLDKEYWRTYEQKVHSLLEQGLGDRAKSIRVVWRNTNQDSYVESGLSVLDREPLCIGISISSIENAFRTVDIGPDAENKTEALKFRKFWGNKSELRRFKDGRIAESTVWGTQQWTRHLIMKQMTEYILKRHLSLSSDDIVQLVDQLDFSLIYGDKDPISTSGNLLQAFEVFSKCLREIKGIPLKVSSVQPLDSALRLTSVFPPEPHPLAYGKVDAQRLHKFIPSCIPTMEVMIQLEGSGNWPMDDLAIEKTKTAFLIQIAENLQTFKGITCTATEDNVDVFMGGYAFRMRILHERGLSLVKREIGADPVKHVSSADKMLFIRSQHASMINGLHGRFPIYAPVARLAKRWVSAHLFSGCLAEEAIELLVAHVFLTPLPLGVPCSRINGFLRFLRLLADYDWMFYPLIVDINNDFGRNDEKEINDNFMSSRKGYEEDKQNISSAMFLAAPYDKASEAWTSLSPNLSELKRLVAYARSSANVLSKLVLQEHNDSVQWECLFRTPLNNYDAVVLLHREKLPYPHHLLFPSELNQGKHVARGKASKAFNPFLLPGDLKRSPEELKKKLMVDFEPTKCFMSGLQAKFGTLKTWYDHIGGDAIGLTWTQPNSKKRERDEEEEETNPVEMLKAVGEMGKGLVRDIYLLKTPRFV; encoded by the exons ATGGAGGCAGATGCAGTGACAGACTCTCGTATCCAGAAAGTCAACAGCTTGCTAAAAGACATTCGTATAGACTACGATTCTCTCAGCAAGCCCGTTGACAGTTTCGTTTCTTCGATTAGAGAAGCTACTGATGCAATCCCCCAAGGCTTTAAG GTTACTTCAGAGCTAGCTCCTAGCTTCGTTAGAGACATTGGAGCTGATAAAGTGGAGTTCACTTTCAAGAAGCCAAATGGTTTTAGTCTATGCGGAAGCTACTCTGTTCGTTGTATGGCGAAGCCTGATGCTTCTGTTGATCTTCTCCTCCACTTGCCTAAG GAATGTTTCTATGAGAAAGATTACATGAATCATCGGTACCATGCCAAGAGATGTCTTTATCTTTGTGTGCTTAAGAAGCATCTGTTGGCTTCGTCGTCCGTTGAGAAGGTTGAGTGGTCAAGTTTACAGAACGAGGCGAGGAAGCCAGTTTTAGTTGTTTTCCCAG CTAAGAAAGTTGATAACGTTCCTGGATTTTGCATTAGAATAATCCCTTCAGCGACATCGCTGTTTGATGTTGCAAAGCTGAGTATGAGCAGAAACAACGTCCGTTCTGTAACTACAG ATGGTGTCGCTCAGCCCACGCCGAGTTACAACTCAAGCATATTGGAGGATATGTTTCTGGAGGAAAACTCTGAGCTTCTCAAGAAAACTTTCTCTGTGTGGAAGGAGTTGGGAGATGCTTTGATATTGCTGAAG ATATGGGCTAGACAAAGGAGCTCGATATACGTCCATGATTGCTTGAATGGATTTTTAATCTCTGTGATACTGTCATACCTTGCAACACATGGCAAAATTAACCAGTCACTAAACGCACTGGACATATTCAGGGTGACACTGGACTTCATAG CCACTTCTAAATTATGGGAAAGGGGTCTATTTTTTCCACCAAAGAGTGAAAGCCCTGTCTCGAAGGAG GAGAAAATGCAATTCAAAGAGTTGTTTCCTGTTGTTATATGTGATTCATCTACACTTGTGAATTTGGCTTTCCGGATGACCAGTATTGGATTCCACGAG CTCCGAGATGAGGCTTCTTCGACGCTTAAATGTATGAAACTCAGAGATGGAGGATTCGAAGAGGCCTTTATGACTAAGATCGACTATCCTGTTAAGTATGATCATTGCATAAG gTTACACCTAAAAGGGAAAACAGCAGTGTCTACATCAGGGTTTTGTTTGGACAAGGAGTATTGGAGAACATATGAGCAGAAAGTGCATAGCCTTCTGGAACAAGGACTGGGTGACAGAGCTAAATCAATACGCGTTGTTTGGAGAAATACCAATCAAGATTCGTATGTGGAGAGT GGCTTGTCAGTTCTTGACAGGGAACCACTTTGTATTGGAATATCTATCAGCTCTATCGAAAATGCTTTTAGAACGGTTGATATCGGGCCTGATGCGGAAAACAAGACAGAG GCACTCAAGTTCAGAAAATTTTGGGGGAATAAGTCTGAGCTAAGGAGGTTTAAGGATGGAAGAATAGCGGAAAGCACAG TCTGGGGGACTCAGCAGTGGACAAGGCATCTTATCATGAAACAAATGACTGAATATATCTTAAAGCGGCATCTTTCACTCTCGTCCGATGACATTGTACAATTAGTTGATCAACTTGACTTCTCTCTGATCTACGGCGATAAAG ACCCAATATCTACATCTGGAAATTTACTTCAAGCCTTCGAAGTTTTCTCGAAGTGCTTGCGTGAGATCAAAGGCATACCTCTAAAAGTTTCTAGCGTTCAGCCTTTAGATTCAG CTCTCAGGCTCACATCTGTGTTCCCTCCTGAACCTCACCCACTGGCTTATGGAAAGGTTGATGCGCAAAGACTACATAAATTTATCCCATCTTGCATACCAACAATGGAGGTCATGATTCAG CTAGAAGGTTCTGGTAACTGGCCCATGGATGATCTGGCAATTGAGAAAACGAAAACTGCATTCCTAATTCAAATTGCAGAGAA CCTTCAGACCTTTAAGGGAATAACGTGCACAGCTACTGAGGATAACGTCGATGTGTTCATGGGTGGTTACGCATTTCGCATGAGAATCTTGCATGAAAGAGGCCTGAGTTTGGTGAAGAGAGAaa TTGGAGCTGACCCGGTGAAGCATGTTTCCTCTGCCGATAAAATGCTTTTCATTCGTAGTCAACATGCAAGCATGATCAATGGTTTGCATGGACGGTTTCCTATATATGCACCAGTCGCAAG GCTTGCGAAAAGATGGGTTTCTGCGCATCTCTTTTCTGGTTGCTTGGCAGAAGAGGCCATTGAACTTTTGGTTGCACATGTCTTCCTCACACCTCTTCCACTTGGTGTTCCTTGCTCTCGCATCAACGGATTCTTAAG GTTCTTGCGATTACTAGCAGACTATGACTGGATGTTCTATCCGTTGATTGTTGACATAAACAATGACTTCGGCAGAAATGACGAGAAAGAGATCAAT GATAACTTCATGTCAAGTAGAAAGGGCTACGAAGAggacaaacaaaacataagttcAGCCATGTTCTTGGCAGCTCCTTACGACAAGGCATCAGAGGCATGGACATCACTTTCACCAAACTTATCG GAACTAAAAAGGTTGGTGGCTTATGCTCGAAGCAGTGCAAACGTATTAAGTAAGCTTGTACTGCAAGAACACAATGATTCTGTTCAATGGGAG TGTCTTTTCAGAACACCTTTGAACAACTACGACGCAGTTGTTCTTCTCCATAGAGAAAAATTACCTTACCCACATCATCTTTTGTTTCCGTCGGAACTTAACCAAG GGAAACATGTAGCACGTGGAAAGGCAAGTAAGGCGTTTAACCCGTTTCTATTACCTGGAGATTTGAAGAGAAGCCCTGAGGAGCTTAAGAAGAAGTTAATGGTGGACTTCGAGCCGACCAAGTGCTTCATGAGTGGGTTGCAGGCAA AGTTTGGAACCTTGAAGACGTGGTATGATCATATAGGAGGCGACGCGATTGGTTTGACTTGGACTCAACCCAATTCAAAG AAACGAGAacgagatgaagaagaagaggaaactaATCCAGTAGAGATGTTGAAGGCGGTAGGTGAAATGGGTAAAGGATTGGTGAGAGATATCTACTTGCTCAAGACTCCACGTTTTGTCTAA